In Thermoplasmata archaeon, the DNA window TTGCTTCTACGAATACCCATGCTTTGCTGAAATTTTCATACCTCAACTTATATCTTTTATACTTCCCATCCTGCATAGTTTCTAAAAGATCCATGTTCCTTATTTTATTAAGATGCCTGTACAATGTGGGCCTGGAAATATTTAACTCGCTCATCAGCTCTTCCGGTGACCACTCTTTTTTGGGATGCATCAAAAAACAGTTTTTAAAAAGCATATATGGTATGCTGTTCTTCAATTCTTGAGCCTTGTCATATGTGTCTATTTCCTGCAAATATCCAATATCAGACAGAAAATTTATCAGTACCGTATCCAGATCCTTCTCATCTGTTAATCCTCTCGATAAACAGACTTTAATTTCAAACATCAAATTACACCTTTTTAGATTAACTATATAAAAACAAAGTTATATATTTTTTGTTTGTTAACTTTCTCAAATTATCATTGATAATTTAGATCATTATAAAACTTATAGCTTTTCTGATATTCACTTTTCAATGATCATGATCACTCTTTATTTAGAATTTATAGAGATTTTAATGCTAACATAGTCAAGTGCGCAAATTTCAACAAACATTTGAAAGATTTGGCTGGCTTTATTAATGCATA includes these proteins:
- a CDS encoding helix-turn-helix domain-containing protein — its product is MFEIKVCLSRGLTDEKDLDTVLINFLSDIGYLQEIDTYDKAQELKNSIPYMLFKNCFLMHPKKEWSPEELMSELNISRPTLYRHLNKIRNMDLLETMQDGKYKRYKLRYENFSKAWVFVEANLKLAIDNYNRTVQHIQSLMEENK